One genomic region from Prevotella sp. Rep29 encodes:
- a CDS encoding valine--tRNA ligase, protein MELATKYNPKEVESKWYDYWVENKLFSSKPDSRESYTVVIPPPNVTGVLHMGHMLNNTIQDILVRRARMEGKNACWVPGTDHASIATEAKVVKKLSEKGIKKSDLTREEFLKHAWDWTHEHGGIILKQLRRLGASCDWDRTAFTMDEKRSESVIKVFVDLYNKGLIYRGLRMVNWDPKALTALSTEEVIYREEQSHLFHLKYYVDGLEELENIEKLKNEGNIIHKDAKGYYAVVATTRPETIMGDTAMCINPKDPKNQWLKGRKVIVPLVGRVVPVIEDRYVDVEFGTGCLKVTPAHDVNDNMLGKTHHLETIDIFNANGTISDASPLYVGMDRFDCRKQIAKDLQDAGLLEKVEDYVNKVGYSERNPDTAIEPRLSLQWFLKMQHFADIALPPVMNDDIKFYPKKYKNTYKNWLENIQDWCISRQLWWGHRIPAWYYPTEIKDTYATEDAAFEFVVAENEDAAKDMIKKVYEEKGYDEKNIDFALTHLVHQEADALDTWFSSWLWPISLFDGINNPGNEELNYYYPTSDLVTGPDIIFFWVSRMIMASEEYMKTVPFKNVYFTGIVRDKIGRKMSKSLGNSPDPIELIEKFGADGVRMGMMLSAPAGNDILFDETLCEQGRNFNNKIWNAFRLVKGWQTAETEQPEVCRIAVEWFQAKLRAANESINDQFSKYRISEALMEVYKLFWDEFSAWYLEMIKPAYIDGQPQPIDNTTMEATLGFFDALLKMLHPFMPFITEELWQALYQRPKGASIMLERLDISSPTPNDGKLIGDIEAVKQVVGGVRMVRNQKNIPPKEKLQLQAIHTDRFKDYHELMIKMGNLSDIQQVDEKAPDASTFMVGTDEFAVPLGTLIDVKSEIEKQEAQLKHLEGFLAGIRKKLSNERFVANAPEAVVALERKKESDSEEKIDALRKSIADLKEKL, encoded by the coding sequence ATGGAACTGGCAACAAAGTATAATCCGAAAGAGGTTGAATCAAAATGGTATGATTACTGGGTTGAGAACAAACTTTTCTCAAGCAAGCCCGACAGCAGAGAGTCTTATACGGTGGTGATACCGCCGCCAAACGTGACCGGCGTGCTGCACATGGGACACATGCTGAACAATACCATTCAGGATATTCTTGTGCGCCGTGCACGCATGGAGGGGAAAAATGCCTGCTGGGTTCCCGGCACCGACCATGCTTCGATTGCTACCGAAGCCAAAGTTGTGAAAAAGCTCTCTGAGAAAGGCATCAAGAAAAGTGACCTGACGCGTGAGGAGTTCCTCAAACATGCTTGGGATTGGACCCATGAGCATGGAGGCATCATTCTGAAACAGTTGCGTCGGTTAGGTGCGTCGTGCGATTGGGACAGGACTGCCTTTACGATGGACGAGAAACGCTCGGAGAGTGTCATCAAGGTGTTTGTTGACTTATATAACAAGGGGCTCATCTATCGGGGACTGCGAATGGTGAACTGGGACCCGAAAGCACTGACGGCTTTAAGCACCGAGGAGGTCATCTACCGCGAAGAGCAGAGCCACCTTTTCCATTTGAAATACTATGTGGATGGACTCGAAGAACTGGAAAATATAGAAAAACTGAAGAACGAGGGGAACATCATCCATAAGGATGCGAAGGGCTACTATGCCGTAGTTGCCACGACACGTCCGGAAACCATCATGGGCGACACCGCCATGTGCATCAATCCGAAAGACCCGAAGAACCAGTGGCTGAAGGGACGGAAAGTCATTGTGCCGCTCGTCGGACGCGTTGTCCCCGTCATCGAGGACCGTTATGTGGATGTAGAGTTCGGAACGGGCTGCCTGAAGGTTACGCCTGCCCACGATGTAAACGACAACATGCTGGGAAAGACCCACCATCTCGAGACCATCGACATATTCAATGCGAACGGCACCATCTCAGATGCCAGCCCGTTGTATGTAGGCATGGATCGCTTTGATTGCAGGAAACAGATTGCCAAAGACCTGCAGGACGCGGGACTACTGGAAAAGGTGGAGGACTATGTCAATAAAGTAGGATATTCCGAGCGAAACCCCGACACGGCAATCGAGCCGCGCCTCTCTTTGCAATGGTTCCTGAAAATGCAGCACTTTGCAGACATCGCTCTGCCGCCCGTCATGAACGACGACATCAAGTTCTATCCCAAGAAATATAAGAACACTTATAAAAACTGGTTGGAGAACATTCAGGATTGGTGCATCAGCCGACAGTTGTGGTGGGGTCACCGCATACCTGCGTGGTACTATCCGACCGAAATCAAAGATACGTACGCGACAGAAGATGCCGCCTTTGAGTTTGTCGTTGCAGAAAACGAAGACGCTGCAAAAGACATGATTAAGAAGGTTTACGAAGAAAAGGGATATGATGAAAAGAATATCGACTTCGCCCTCACCCATCTCGTGCACCAGGAAGCAGATGCGCTCGACACCTGGTTCTCATCATGGCTGTGGCCCATCAGCCTTTTCGACGGCATCAACAATCCCGGCAACGAGGAACTGAATTACTATTATCCTACATCCGACTTGGTGACTGGACCCGACATCATCTTCTTCTGGGTGTCGCGCATGATTATGGCAAGCGAGGAATACATGAAGACCGTGCCTTTCAAGAACGTCTATTTCACGGGAATCGTACGCGATAAAATCGGACGGAAGATGTCGAAATCGCTTGGCAATTCTCCCGACCCCATCGAACTGATAGAGAAGTTCGGTGCCGACGGCGTACGCATGGGCATGATGCTCTCGGCGCCTGCCGGCAACGACATCCTCTTCGATGAGACTCTCTGCGAACAGGGACGTAACTTTAACAACAAGATATGGAATGCTTTCCGACTGGTGAAAGGATGGCAGACGGCTGAGACGGAGCAGCCGGAAGTTTGCCGGATAGCCGTTGAATGGTTCCAAGCCAAGCTCCGCGCGGCAAACGAATCCATCAACGACCAGTTCTCGAAATACCGCATATCGGAAGCATTGATGGAAGTTTACAAACTGTTCTGGGACGAGTTCTCCGCATGGTATTTGGAGATGATCAAGCCTGCCTATATTGACGGACAGCCACAACCCATCGACAACACGACCATGGAGGCAACGCTCGGCTTCTTCGATGCCCTGCTGAAAATGCTCCACCCGTTCATGCCGTTCATCACGGAGGAATTGTGGCAAGCGCTTTATCAGCGACCGAAGGGAGCATCCATCATGCTCGAGCGACTCGACATCAGTTCTCCTACTCCCAACGACGGCAAACTGATTGGCGACATCGAGGCAGTGAAGCAGGTAGTGGGCGGCGTACGAATGGTTCGCAATCAGAAAAACATCCCGCCAAAGGAGAAGTTGCAATTACAGGCGATTCATACAGACCGCTTCAAAGACTATCATGAGTTGATGATTAAGATGGGCAACCTGTCCGACATCCAGCAAGTGGACGAAAAGGCTCCCGACGCCAGCACCTTCATGGTGGGGACAGACGAGTTTGCCGTACCGCTCGGAACGCTTATCGACGTGAAGTCGGAAATCGAGAAACAGGAGGCTCAGCTCAAGCACCTCGAAGGATTCCTTGCCGGCATACGGAAGAAACTCTCCAATGAGCGGTTCGTTGCCAACGCACCGGAAGCTGTCGTCGCCCTGGAACGCAAGAAAGAGAGCGATTCGGAAGAGAAAATCGATGCCCTCAGAAAGTCTATTGCCGACCTAAAAGAGAAACTGTAA
- a CDS encoding clostripain-related cysteine peptidase, which produces MKWLLKKRRVVHILLALCAIGICFSCEEEYNINNREASTTQQTFFFYMPWAGSTIYNAFLNNIKHLENTISKNQSSISNKRVLVFISKSDRKSHLFEVKIKNGKCICDTLQEYTSPTLNTEEGISNIFHDMKTAAPAEKYALLIGSHGMGWLPVGTTVPQSTLAKPSLFGKVNKIPRTRYFGHQTDTKFQADIKTLADALKRENLHMGYILFDDCYMANIETAYELRAVTDYLIASTCEIFMEGIPYEKVGAYLLNAEFNNVCKGFLSFYNAYNPPCGTLSVTDCRETEALATVMKRINSEFTLNDDDAKKIQVLDGLTVSIFFDLGDYAARLCKDNALLNQFNAQLSKTVVHKVNTPTFYSDHNEKRIALNAFSGLTVSDPSKNPAVTKNIEKTSWYGATH; this is translated from the coding sequence ATGAAGTGGCTGCTAAAAAAAAGAAGAGTCGTGCACATTCTTCTCGCCCTCTGCGCGATAGGAATCTGTTTTTCCTGTGAAGAGGAATACAACATCAACAACCGCGAAGCGTCAACAACGCAGCAGACTTTCTTTTTCTATATGCCATGGGCTGGCAGCACCATATACAACGCATTTCTCAACAACATCAAACATTTAGAGAATACCATCAGCAAGAATCAAAGCAGCATCAGCAATAAACGCGTACTGGTATTTATCTCCAAATCCGACAGGAAATCCCACCTGTTCGAAGTGAAAATCAAGAACGGAAAATGCATCTGCGACACTTTGCAGGAATACACCTCGCCCACTCTCAACACAGAAGAGGGCATCAGCAACATTTTCCATGACATGAAGACGGCTGCACCTGCTGAGAAATACGCCCTGCTCATCGGAAGTCACGGCATGGGATGGCTGCCCGTGGGCACGACCGTTCCGCAAAGCACACTCGCCAAGCCGTCACTTTTCGGAAAAGTAAACAAGATTCCCCGCACAAGATACTTCGGACACCAGACGGATACCAAGTTTCAAGCCGACATCAAGACACTGGCTGATGCGCTCAAACGAGAGAATCTGCACATGGGCTATATCCTCTTCGACGACTGCTACATGGCAAACATCGAGACGGCATACGAACTGCGCGCCGTAACGGATTACCTCATTGCTTCCACATGCGAGATATTCATGGAAGGGATACCCTACGAGAAGGTTGGAGCCTATCTGCTCAATGCCGAATTCAACAACGTCTGCAAAGGTTTCCTCAGTTTCTACAACGCATACAACCCGCCCTGTGGCACGCTCTCCGTCACCGACTGCAGGGAAACAGAGGCGCTGGCAACCGTCATGAAACGCATCAACAGCGAGTTTACGCTGAACGACGATGACGCAAAGAAGATTCAAGTGCTCGACGGACTGACCGTTTCCATTTTCTTTGATCTCGGCGACTACGCCGCACGATTGTGCAAGGACAACGCCTTACTGAACCAGTTCAATGCCCAACTGAGCAAAACTGTGGTGCACAAAGTGAACACACCGACGTTCTACTCCGACCACAACGAGAAACGAATCGCGCTCAACGCATTCTCCGGGCTCACCGTGTCCGACCCATCAAAAAATCCGGCAGTGACCAAGAACATCGAAAAGACATCTTGGTACGGCGCCACCCATTGA
- a CDS encoding glycosyltransferase family 2 protein, which translates to MKLSVIIPVFQVEESLERCVNSVLTQGFNDMEVILIDDGSTDRSPAICDELAAKHRQLRVVHQANKGLSAARNTGIALSQGSYITFMDSDDTIGKNTLRPLMEELKLHPEYDILEYPVCLFYQSDRQRVLTFPKKAYRCMTTYWLEEKVYEHTYAWNKIYRRDLFHDVRFPEGRVFEDAYTLPRLLANSRVAATTPEGMYYYYWNPQGITATATGEELAQLLESHVMMLNRLSNDEGYTPQMLKSYYEKILNIQIDVCEMTGNTPILPELNIGWTECSTKLFLQKIFGTKGLCKLYKTIHKLCRRSH; encoded by the coding sequence ATGAAACTGAGTGTAATCATACCGGTATTTCAGGTCGAAGAAAGTCTTGAACGATGTGTGAACAGCGTTCTCACACAGGGCTTCAATGATATGGAGGTGATTCTCATCGACGACGGTTCCACCGACCGCAGCCCTGCCATTTGTGACGAACTGGCAGCCAAGCATCGCCAGTTACGCGTCGTCCACCAGGCAAACAAAGGGCTGTCGGCAGCCCGGAATACGGGTATCGCACTTTCTCAGGGCAGCTATATCACCTTCATGGATTCTGACGACACGATAGGGAAAAACACACTGAGACCGCTCATGGAGGAATTGAAACTGCATCCGGAATACGACATACTGGAATATCCTGTCTGCCTGTTCTACCAATCCGACAGACAGAGAGTGCTGACATTTCCCAAAAAGGCGTATCGCTGCATGACGACATATTGGCTTGAGGAAAAGGTCTATGAGCATACATACGCTTGGAACAAAATCTACAGACGCGATTTGTTCCATGACGTGCGTTTCCCTGAAGGCAGAGTGTTCGAAGATGCCTACACCCTGCCCCGGCTATTAGCAAACAGCCGTGTTGCAGCAACCACTCCGGAAGGCATGTATTACTACTATTGGAACCCGCAAGGCATCACGGCGACTGCCACGGGAGAGGAACTGGCACAACTCTTGGAGAGCCACGTCATGATGCTCAACCGACTCAGCAACGACGAGGGATACACGCCCCAAATGTTGAAAAGCTATTACGAGAAGATTCTGAACATTCAGATAGATGTCTGCGAAATGACGGGAAACACGCCCATACTGCCCGAACTCAACATCGGGTGGACAGAGTGTTCGACGAAATTATTCCTACAAAAAATATTCGGCACCAAAGGCTTATGCAAACTCTACAAAACCATTCACAAACTCTGTCGGCGCAGCCATTAG
- a CDS encoding glycosyltransferase family 2 protein — translation MQTLQNHSQTLSAQPLVSFIITCYNLPAKLIGECIDSIRELSLKESEREIIVVDDGSEESPINELMRYGDEVIYLRQRNKGLSEARNAGIQMARGEYLQFIDGDDRLLPAAYDFCLDIVREKSPEMLLFDFTHSEGDTKKEPFDISKPLSGSEYMRRNNIRATACGYMFKHSILGDLRFTPGIFNEDEEFTPLLLLRIENVRTTNAKAYLYQQRPHSIMTDKNIRKRLKRLNDTKDIICRLNLQADRMAPNDKSALQRRVAQLTMDYLYNVIRETRSRRYLDRQIKDLHQKGLFPLPDRRYTTKYTWFRRMTNSSKGLSLLMRVIPLINKER, via the coding sequence ATGCAAACTCTACAAAACCATTCACAAACTCTGTCGGCGCAGCCATTAGTGAGCTTTATCATCACTTGCTACAATCTGCCTGCAAAGCTCATTGGCGAATGCATAGACAGCATCCGGGAACTCTCACTGAAAGAGAGCGAACGGGAGATTATCGTCGTGGATGACGGGTCGGAAGAAAGCCCCATCAACGAACTGATGAGATACGGTGACGAAGTAATCTATCTGAGACAGAGGAACAAGGGACTCAGCGAGGCACGCAATGCCGGCATACAAATGGCACGGGGCGAATATCTGCAATTTATCGACGGCGACGACCGGCTGCTACCTGCCGCCTACGATTTCTGCCTGGACATCGTCAGAGAGAAAAGCCCCGAGATGCTTCTGTTCGACTTCACACATTCCGAAGGAGACACGAAGAAAGAACCGTTCGACATCAGCAAACCGTTGAGCGGCAGTGAATACATGCGCCGCAACAACATCCGTGCTACCGCCTGCGGCTACATGTTCAAGCACTCCATACTCGGAGACCTGCGATTTACGCCAGGCATCTTCAACGAAGACGAAGAGTTCACACCACTCCTGCTGCTGAGAATAGAGAACGTCCGCACGACAAATGCAAAGGCTTATCTGTACCAACAGCGCCCCCACTCCATCATGACCGACAAGAATATCCGGAAACGCCTGAAAAGACTCAACGACACAAAGGACATCATCTGTCGGCTGAACCTGCAGGCTGACCGCATGGCACCCAACGACAAGAGCGCCCTGCAACGGCGGGTAGCACAACTGACGATGGACTATCTCTACAACGTCATTCGGGAAACAAGGTCGCGACGCTATCTGGACCGACAAATAAAAGACCTGCACCAAAAAGGACTTTTCCCACTTCCCGACCGCCGGTATACCACAAAATACACCTGGTTCAGGCGAATGACGAACTCATCAAAAGGGCTCAGCCTGCTCATGCGTGTCATCCCCCTTATCAACAAAGAACGATGA
- a CDS encoding glycosyltransferase family 1 protein: protein MKILLIGEYSNVHATLAEGLKHFGHEVTVMSNGDFWKNYPRDINLVRTYTKWGGIKYLAKLYRLLPRLRGFDIVQLINPMFLELKAERIFPIYHYLRRHNRKVILCGFGMDWYWVNTCCTEKPLRYSDFNIGNELRTDADALKERKDWLGTAKERLNKEIANECDGIVTGLYEYHVCYQPAFPEKTTYIPYPIKMENPHWKPTEKTDGKIKIFIGINKTRSAYKGTDIMLEAALELQRKYPEQMEVIKVESVPFETYQQLLNGSDAILDQLYSYTPSMNSLLAMSKGIVCIGGGEPENYELIGEKELRPIINVQPTRESVYHETEQLILHPERLAELKRQSVEYIRRHHDYIEVAKQYVNFYKKLLEK, encoded by the coding sequence ATGAAGATACTACTTATAGGAGAATACAGCAACGTGCATGCGACACTTGCCGAAGGACTGAAACACTTCGGACATGAAGTGACGGTCATGTCGAATGGAGATTTCTGGAAAAACTACCCGAGAGACATCAACCTGGTGCGCACCTACACCAAATGGGGAGGCATCAAATATCTGGCAAAACTCTATCGACTGCTGCCTCGACTACGGGGATTCGACATCGTACAACTCATCAACCCCATGTTCCTCGAACTGAAAGCAGAGCGCATCTTCCCGATATACCACTACCTCAGACGGCATAACCGGAAAGTGATACTTTGCGGATTCGGCATGGACTGGTACTGGGTAAACACCTGTTGCACAGAGAAACCACTGAGATACAGTGATTTCAATATCGGAAACGAACTGCGAACAGACGCTGATGCACTCAAAGAACGGAAAGACTGGCTCGGCACTGCGAAAGAGCGACTGAACAAAGAGATAGCCAACGAGTGCGACGGCATCGTGACAGGACTCTACGAATACCACGTCTGCTATCAGCCAGCCTTCCCTGAAAAGACGACGTACATTCCATACCCCATCAAGATGGAGAATCCGCATTGGAAACCGACAGAAAAAACTGACGGAAAAATCAAAATCTTTATCGGAATCAACAAAACCAGAAGTGCATACAAAGGAACAGATATCATGCTGGAGGCAGCACTCGAACTGCAACGCAAATATCCGGAACAAATGGAGGTGATAAAGGTTGAGTCTGTCCCCTTTGAGACCTATCAGCAACTGCTCAACGGCTCCGATGCCATCTTAGACCAACTATACAGCTACACACCATCCATGAACTCGCTGCTCGCTATGTCGAAAGGCATCGTGTGTATTGGCGGAGGCGAACCGGAAAACTACGAACTGATTGGAGAAAAAGAACTGCGACCCATTATCAACGTACAACCGACACGGGAAAGTGTATATCACGAAACGGAACAACTCATCCTGCACCCAGAACGATTGGCAGAACTCAAACGGCAAAGCGTGGAATACATCCGCCGACACCATGACTACATCGAAGTTGCGAAACAATACGTCAACTTCTACAAAAAGCTTTTGGAAAAATAA
- the cdd gene encoding cytidine deaminase produces MKEIGLHIKIHFYEMEELPKEERELVERAIAATDHAYAKYSNFRVGAAIRLSDGSVMIGANQENAAFPSGLCAERTAIFAAQAQYPEKAITMLAVAARNENGLLKEPVTPCGSCRQVMLEVEDRYQQPMKVLLYGTDGVYVIDSAKDMVPLSFISENLKG; encoded by the coding sequence ATGAAAGAAATAGGGTTACACATTAAAATCCATTTTTATGAGATGGAGGAGTTGCCAAAAGAGGAGCGTGAACTTGTTGAGAGAGCCATTGCAGCGACCGACCATGCTTATGCGAAATATTCTAATTTCAGGGTGGGTGCGGCAATCCGCCTGTCTGACGGGTCGGTCATGATAGGTGCGAACCAGGAGAATGCCGCTTTCCCGTCGGGCTTGTGTGCCGAGCGGACGGCTATTTTTGCGGCTCAGGCGCAATATCCTGAGAAGGCAATCACGATGCTTGCCGTTGCTGCAAGAAACGAGAACGGACTTTTGAAGGAGCCTGTCACGCCATGCGGCTCATGCCGACAGGTGATGCTTGAGGTGGAAGACCGCTATCAGCAACCGATGAAGGTGCTGCTCTATGGGACAGATGGCGTTTATGTCATCGATTCGGCGAAAGACATGGTGCCGCTTTCTTTCATCAGCGAAAACCTGAAAGGGTAG
- a CDS encoding right-handed parallel beta-helix repeat-containing protein, with protein sequence MAVIVIACTDDDSFTASPNNRLTFSTDTVGMDTVFSSVPTSTRTFWVYNRSGDGIRCLSVGLERGNQSGFRVNVDGSYLGSSSGYQVSDIEVRDKDSIRVFVELTSPLNHGNTPQKIEDNLVFRLESGIEQKVNLNAWSWDADMMRDVVVESDMTIGGDVPVIIYGGIVVREGATLTLNDGVTLYFHDGAGIDVYGRLVVNGTAEKNVVLRGDRLDRMFDYLPYDHVSGQWKGIRFHEKSYENIIDYADIHAACDAIVCDSSDVTRMKLLLSNSIVHNSKGYGVEAVHSNVDIRNCQITNSLNDCLAVYGGKVSVWHCTLAQFYPFDAARGMALRFTNYRDEYVYPLQDFTCVNTIVTGYADDVLSGAFKDETTAFSWQFSHCLLRTPQPETDLEKMVEVVFEEPEDTTVYGVKNFEKIDDKLLRYDFRLSSVSKAVGTADKENFLEYDRLGIRRKESAPDMGCYTYRAKE encoded by the coding sequence TTGGCAGTAATTGTTATTGCCTGTACGGATGATGATAGCTTCACGGCGTCGCCAAATAATCGTCTGACGTTCTCAACCGATACGGTGGGAATGGATACGGTTTTCTCCAGTGTACCTACCTCCACCCGCACCTTTTGGGTGTATAACCGTTCGGGGGATGGGATTCGATGTTTGAGTGTCGGACTTGAAAGGGGAAATCAATCTGGTTTCCGGGTGAATGTTGACGGCAGTTATCTGGGGTCATCATCAGGCTATCAGGTATCGGATATCGAGGTGAGAGATAAGGATAGTATCCGCGTGTTCGTAGAGTTGACCTCACCGTTGAACCATGGCAACACGCCTCAGAAGATAGAGGACAACTTGGTGTTCCGTCTGGAGAGTGGGATAGAGCAGAAAGTGAATCTGAACGCTTGGTCGTGGGATGCCGATATGATGCGTGATGTCGTTGTGGAAAGCGATATGACCATCGGCGGAGATGTTCCGGTGATTATCTATGGAGGTATCGTTGTGCGTGAAGGGGCAACGCTGACTCTGAATGACGGTGTGACGCTCTATTTTCATGATGGTGCCGGCATTGACGTGTATGGGCGTCTGGTCGTGAATGGCACGGCTGAGAAGAACGTCGTGTTGCGTGGCGACCGCTTGGACCGTATGTTTGACTATCTGCCGTACGATCATGTGAGCGGACAGTGGAAAGGCATTCGTTTCCATGAGAAATCATACGAGAATATCATTGATTATGCTGACATCCATGCAGCTTGTGATGCGATTGTCTGCGACTCTTCGGATGTGACCCGCATGAAACTGCTGTTGTCAAACTCGATTGTTCACAACTCGAAAGGCTATGGTGTGGAGGCGGTGCATTCCAATGTGGATATCCGGAACTGTCAGATAACAAATAGTTTGAATGATTGTCTGGCTGTTTATGGCGGAAAGGTCAGTGTCTGGCATTGTACGCTTGCCCAGTTCTATCCCTTTGATGCAGCGCGTGGCATGGCATTGCGGTTTACTAATTATCGTGACGAATATGTCTATCCCTTGCAGGATTTCACTTGCGTGAACACGATTGTGACAGGCTATGCGGATGATGTCCTCAGCGGAGCTTTCAAAGATGAGACAACGGCTTTCTCTTGGCAGTTCAGCCATTGTCTCTTGCGGACACCACAACCCGAAACTGATTTGGAGAAGATGGTGGAAGTGGTGTTTGAGGAACCCGAAGACACGACCGTGTATGGTGTGAAGAATTTTGAGAAAATAGACGATAAACTGTTGCGTTACGATTTCCGTCTGAGTAGCGTGTCGAAGGCTGTCGGGACAGCAGATAAGGAGAATTTCTTGGAGTATGACCGGCTGGGCATCCGTCGCAAAGAATCGGCACCGGACATGGGGTGCTATACCTATCGTGCGAAAGAATAG
- a CDS encoding PhoH family protein → MIERHIILEGIDLVSFYGTGNAHLQLLKALFPKVRIVARDNIIKIMGEEQQTERLEQHIEQIRLHLAKYNKITEEDIINIINGTLPEADAAKGIIVYSTSGRPIKSRSENQQRLIDAYQQNDMVFAVGPAGTGKTYLSIALAVKALKEKTAKRIILSRPAVEAGEKLGFLPGDMKDKIDPYLQPLYDALEDMLPGAKLQDMMEKHVIQIAPLAFMRGRTLSDAVVILDEAQNTTPAQIRMFLTRMGWNTKMIITGDMTQIDLPREQKSGLKEALRILTGIEGIGVVELTKKDIVRHRLVTRIVNAYEAADKATKSEER, encoded by the coding sequence ATGATCGAAAGACATATTATACTTGAAGGCATCGACCTCGTCTCTTTCTACGGGACGGGCAATGCCCATCTGCAACTGCTCAAGGCGCTTTTCCCAAAGGTGCGCATCGTAGCCCGCGACAATATTATCAAAATCATGGGAGAAGAACAACAGACCGAGCGGCTTGAACAGCACATAGAACAGATACGGCTACACTTGGCAAAATATAATAAAATCACGGAAGAGGACATCATTAACATTATCAATGGGACACTGCCCGAAGCTGACGCTGCAAAAGGCATCATCGTTTACAGCACGTCTGGACGACCCATCAAGAGCCGCTCTGAAAACCAGCAACGGCTCATCGACGCCTATCAGCAAAACGACATGGTGTTTGCCGTAGGACCTGCCGGAACGGGAAAGACTTATCTCTCAATAGCACTCGCTGTCAAAGCGCTCAAGGAAAAGACTGCCAAGCGCATCATCCTGAGCCGTCCCGCCGTTGAAGCCGGTGAAAAACTCGGATTCCTCCCTGGCGACATGAAAGACAAAATCGACCCATACCTCCAGCCGCTTTATGATGCGCTCGAAGATATGCTTCCCGGTGCCAAACTGCAAGACATGATGGAGAAACACGTCATACAAATCGCGCCACTTGCATTTATGCGGGGACGGACGCTTTCCGATGCGGTCGTCATACTCGACGAAGCCCAAAACACCACTCCGGCACAAATCCGGATGTTTCTCACCCGTATGGGATGGAACACCAAGATGATTATCACGGGCGACATGACACAGATAGACCTGCCGCGCGAACAAAAAAGCGGACTTAAGGAAGCACTCCGCATCCTGACAGGGATAGAGGGAATCGGCGTCGTGGAACTTACGAAGAAAGATATTGTACGCCATCGGCTCGTCACACGCATTGTCAACGCTTACGAAGCAGCCGACAAGGCAACAAAGAGTGAAGAACGATAG
- a CDS encoding phosphoribosylaminoimidazolesuccinocarboxamide synthase has product MKALTTTDFHFEGQKSVYHGKVRDVYDINDDLLVMVATDRISAFDVILPKGIPFKGQVLNQIAAKFLDATADICPNWKLATPDPMVTVGLKCEGFRVEMIIRGILTGSAWRDYKNGCREICGVRLPDGMRENERFPEPIITPTTKADEGHDMNISKEEIIAQGLVSAEDYAVMEDYTRKLFARGQEIAAKQGLILVDTKYEFGKRDGKVYLIDEIHTPDSSRYFYAEGYEEKFAKGEPQRQLSKEFVRQWLIEHDFMNEPGQTMPEITDEYAESVSERYIELYEHIIGERFDKAAEAGDIAARIEKNVREYLATR; this is encoded by the coding sequence ATGAAAGCATTAACTACAACCGATTTCCATTTCGAAGGACAAAAAAGCGTGTACCATGGTAAAGTACGCGACGTGTACGACATCAACGACGACCTGCTGGTGATGGTGGCAACCGACCGCATTTCGGCATTCGACGTCATCCTGCCTAAAGGCATCCCTTTCAAGGGGCAAGTTCTTAACCAAATAGCAGCCAAGTTCCTGGATGCTACTGCTGACATTTGCCCGAATTGGAAACTGGCTACGCCCGACCCGATGGTCACTGTTGGCTTGAAATGCGAAGGTTTTCGTGTGGAAATGATTATCCGGGGCATCCTCACCGGCTCGGCATGGCGCGACTACAAGAATGGCTGCCGGGAGATTTGCGGCGTACGTCTGCCCGATGGCATGCGTGAAAACGAGCGTTTCCCAGAACCCATCATCACTCCTACGACCAAGGCGGATGAGGGGCACGACATGAATATATCAAAAGAAGAAATCATTGCGCAGGGACTTGTTAGTGCTGAAGACTATGCGGTGATGGAAGATTACACGCGAAAACTTTTTGCACGTGGTCAGGAGATTGCCGCAAAACAGGGCTTGATTCTTGTTGACACGAAGTATGAATTCGGTAAGCGCGATGGCAAGGTGTACCTCATTGATGAGATTCACACCCCTGATTCGAGCCGATATTTCTATGCAGAGGGATATGAAGAGAAGTTCGCGAAGGGCGAACCGCAACGCCAACTGTCAAAAGAGTTCGTTCGCCAGTGGCTCATTGAGCACGATTTCATGAACGAACCGGGACAGACGATGCCCGAAATTACCGACGAATATGCTGAAAGCGTGAGTGAACGATACATCGAACTCTATGAGCACATCATCGGTGAGCGCTTCGACAAGGCTGCCGAGGCTGGTGATATTGCCGCCCGCATTGAAAAGAATGTTCGCGAATACTTAGCAACACGTTAG